DNA from Streptosporangiales bacterium:
GCCGGTAGCGGCCCTCCGCCCGCTGGTACGGGTCGGTGTTGGTCCCCATGGCGATCGCGGCGCCCGTCCACCGCGGGCTGCTGAGCTCTTTGCGGGTCAGCTCGCCGGCGTTCACCTTCACCATGATCTTCGTGTCGAAGTCCCGGCCGGCGTCGAGATCCAGGTAGGTGTGCGTGCTCCTGGCGAAGCAGTAGACGCACGCATGGCTGCACCCGCGGTACGGGTTGATTGTCCACTCGAACGCCATCCGCGACTGACTGGGCACCTTGTTGATGATCGACTTCGCCCGAATCTCCACCGCGAGCTGCTCATCCGTACCGGCAGCAACCGGCGCCGCCCCAGCGACAGCCAACCCGGCCCGCCCGGTGCCCCGTTCCCGCGACGGCTCCGGCAGCTCGAGCGGCAGCTCCGCACCGCCGTCGGCCGTCGTACGCAGTGATTCCCAACGCATCCCTCCATTCGAACACAGGTTCGATTCCATGTCTATTGCGTTCGGCCCGCCGACAGGCGTGCCAGCGCGATCGCGTTGGACGATGCCCCCTAACGAGGTTGACCTTCGAGTTGGGTCGAAGGTCTACCGTCGAGGCATGGGCACCTATCGGATCTCGCAGCTCGCCGAGCGCACCGGTGTCCCGGCGACCACGCTGCGGTACTACGAGTCGACCGGGCTGCTGCGGGCGGAACGGTCCCCTGCCGGCTACCGCATCTACCGCGAGCCCGCGGTCGAGCGGCTGGAGTTCATCGCGACGGCGAAACGGCTGGGGCTGCCGCTGGACGAGATCGGCGAGCTGCTGCGCGTACGGGATACCGGGGCGTGCGTCGAGGTCAAGACCGAGCTCCAGCCTCGGCTGCGGGCCAGGCTCGCCGACGCCGAGCGCCGCCGGGAGGAGGTCGCCGGGTTCATCGCCGCACTGCGGGCCGCGCTCGCCCACCTCGACGCGCTGCCCGACCGCTCCGGCCGCTGCGACCCCGACTGCGAGTTCCCGTTCGACACCGCGGACCGGGGTCGATGGCGGGACGCCCCGGTCGCCTGTGCCCTGCCTGCCGACGACATCCGCGCTCGCACCGAGCAGTGGCACAGCGCACTGACGGGCGCGACGCGCACGCCGATTCCGGACGGGTTGCAGCTCACCGTGCCCATCCAGCGGCTGGCCGCCGTCGCCGAGCTCGCCGCCGCCGAACAGGCCTGCTGCCCGTTCCTCGACTTCCGCCTCCACCTCGACGGACCACACCTGCACGTACAGGTCAGGTCGCCCGCCGACGGACAGGCCATCCTCGCCGAGCTGTTCGACGCGGCAGCCGGCTGACATGACTGCCGATGCGCCCACCGCGTTGGTCACCGGCGCCTCCTCGGGCATCGGCCAGCGGACGGCGCGGCTGCTGGCCGACCACGGCTACCGGGTCTTCGGCACCAGCCGCGGCGACCGTGCCGACGAACCAGGCGTGGAGATGCTGCGGCTGGACGTCCGCTCGGACGAGTCCGTCGCCGGCTGCATCGACGAGATCCGCGCCCGCGCCGACCATCTCGACGTGCTCGTCAACAACGCCGGCGTGCTGCACGAGGGCTTCGCCGAGGAGACCCCACTCGCGGACGCGGCCGAGGTGTTCGACACCAACCTCTTCGGCATCGCCCGCGTCACCAACGCTGTGCTGCCCGCCATGCGCGCCCGCCGCCGCGGCCGGATCGTCAACGTCGGCTCCCTCGCCGCCTGGGTGGGTGAGCCGGGCGAGGCGTTCTACGCCGCCTCCAAGGCCGCGCTCGCCCGCTACACCGAAGCGCTCCACCACGAGGTCCTGCACCTCGGCGTCGTCGTCAGCCTCGTCGAACCCGGCGCGTTCACCACCAACGTCCTCGACGTGGCCACCACCACCCCGGGACGGATCGCCGACTACGACGGTCCGCGCGAGACCGCCCGCGACACCCTGCACGAGAGCCTACAACGCGGCGGCGACCCGCAGCAGGTGGCCGAGCTGATCCTCCGGATCGTCCGCACCCGCTCGCCGAAGCTGCGCTACGTCGCCGGCCGCGACGGCCGCTGGCTCCCACACCTCAGGACGCTGCTGCCGCAACGCGTCTTCGACCACCTCCTGCGCCGCAGCTTCCACCTGCCCAAGGCACCTGCCGACGTCTGACATATGTAGACTATCGATATGTCTCGCCAGCTGAGCCCCAGCCGGCTGACCCGACCGCTGCAGGTCGTCGCTGCCATTGGCGCGCTCGTCTTCGCCGTCGGCTCTGCGCTGCACGGGTTCACCGTCGTCGACACCCCGCTGATCGAGCGCATGATGCGCACCGCAGGAGCCCGCGACCCCGCCGGCGAGGCGCCCGGCTTCACCACCGGGTTCCGCATCGTCGGCACCGGCTACGTGGTGGCGAACGCGGTCGGCGTGCTCGCCTGGTGGAGCCGGTCCCGCCTGCTGTGATGGTGGATTCTCGCGGTCAACGCCACCCAGGGCCTCGGCTACCTGATGATCCCCGCGGAGATGTGGTCGGCCGTCACCGACCGCTACGGACCGGTCGGCGCGGTGCCTTCGCTGGTGACCGACGGCGGCGCTGCGCTGCTCGCCCTCGCATTCCTCGCCACCCTTGTGCGCTACCGCACGACGTGGGCCAGACATCGGGTCACGGCCACAGCAGGAGGACGGTGATGCCGATGACCGCATCCACCACCGCGCACCACTCCGCGTACGCCCGGGGCACCACCGCACGTGCCCGGTGGTGCGCGATGTCCCATCCAGCGTGGAACAGCCAGCCGGCGGCGACCAGGTATCGCACCAGCCAGTCATCGGCAGTGACGGCGACCGCGACGAGCAGCACGTAGACCAGCAGGCCGCCGAGCTGCAGCGCGAGCATCCTCCGGTCCCCGAACTGCTTGCGGACGCCGCCGATGACCAGGTACGCCGCGGGCAGCAGCAGCATGAGCCACGGCGAGGGGACACCCGGCTGGACCCAGTTGTCCACGGTCAGCACGAGCGCGAGCCAGGTCGGCCACCGACGGACCAGGAAGGCGCGGATCCGCCTCCCCCGGCCCATTGCGTCACTGTGGTCCGGTGCCGGCGCGTGCTGCTGCCGCCGGGTGTACTCGCCACGGCGCAGCAGCATCGCGACGGCCATCGCCGGCAGCATCAGCATGTGCCCGCCCATCAGCAGCGCCTCGCCGGAGACCACACCGGCCCAGCACGGCACGAGGAGCACGACGAACGGCAGGAACATGGCCGCCCCCATCTCGGCGATGCCGCGCCAGCCGTGCCGCCGGTAGCGCATCCAGACCGCCATGCCGATCGTCATGTCCGCGGCCATCACCAGGGCCGCCGCGTCCGGCCGGGCGAGCAGCCGCTCGCCGCCGAGGAGGAAGCCGGCGGTGTCCCACACCGGCCCGAGGAGCAGCATGCCGACGGCCATCGCGATGACCATCTCGACGTAGTGCCACAGGAATGTTCGTATCGGCCGGCGGACCGGCTCGCTCTGTTCGACGTATGTCTGTGTCTGCATGGCCACGATGCTCGGCGCGTAGCCGCGCAACACGCAGCTGCAGAACGTCACCGGTCGGCCGGGCAGATCGCATGGTCGACCCGTGCACTGCGCCCGGCTCACCCGGGCGACCACCCGGCATAGCATCGGCGCGTGACCACGGCTGCCGAGCAGGACGACGCGGACCCGCGGCTGCGCCGGGCCAGGTACGCCACCTTGGCATCGCTCGGCGTGGCCTGGTCGGCGAGCATGCTGATGCCCGCCCTCGCGCTCACCACGGAACAGCGGGTGCTCTGGCTCGTGCTCGGGACGCTCGGGCTGTGCCTATTCGCCGGCACGCTCGCCTGCGCCCTGTACGCGGCCGCGACCCCGTGGCTGCCGGACCGCACGCGCCGGCTGCTGCTCACCGCGCTCGGTGCCGCGAGTGTGCTGTCGGTGCCGCTGCTCGCACCGGTGGCGAACGCCGAGTGGGTGACCTGGGCCTGGGCGGGCGGCGCGGCCGCCGGCTTCACCCCGGTGCTGCTGCGCCGCTCGGCCGCGGCGGTGGCGTCCGCCGCCCTGCTCGTGGTGGCCGTCGGCATCGCGCTCGTTACCGGCGGGCCGGTGTGGACGTACCTGGTGGTCACCGGCAGCCTCGCGGTGAGCGTCGCCGCGATGAGCAGCCTGCCCGTCTGGCTGTGGGGGCTGCTGGTGCAGGCCCGCGCCGGCCGCGCCGCGCAGGCGCGGCTGGCCGTCACCGAGGAACGGCTCAGGTTCGCCAGGGACGTCCACGACCTGCTCGGGCACCGGCTCGCGACCATCGCGCTGAAGGCCGAGCTGGCGGCGCGGCTGGCCCCGACGAACGCCGACCGCGCGAGCCGGGAGGCCACCGAGGCGCAACAGCTGGCGGCGGCCGCGTTGACCGAGGTACGCGAGGCCGTGCACGGGTACCGCACCGTCGACCTGGCCGACCAGCTCGCCGCCGCGCGCGGGATCCTGACCTCGTCCGGCGTACGCTGCACCGTCGAGCAGTCGACCGGCGAGCTGCCCACCGAGCTCGCCACCCAGCTCGCACTGCTGCTGCGCGAGGCCTTCTGCAGGTGCGGCGGCCGGCCCTGGCCGGTCAGAATCACCACGTGGCACGCAGGCAGCGCGCGCTGCAGCTCCGTCGTCACCTCGAGCCCGTCCAGCTCGGGCATCTGCAGGTCCACGACGGCGAATCGCCGCCGGGGCGAAGGGGTTCCTGCCCAAGGGCTCGCCAGGCGGCGCGCTCGCGGACGTGATCCGCCGGGTGCACGACGGCGAGCGTTACGTCGACCCGGCACTCGCCGCGGACGCCCTCACCGCCCCGCACTGCCCGTTGACGCCACGCGAGCTCGAGGTGCTCAGGCTCGCGGAGTACGACACCCCGGTGGCGGCGAT
Protein-coding regions in this window:
- a CDS encoding MerR family transcriptional regulator; translation: MGTYRISQLAERTGVPATTLRYYESTGLLRAERSPAGYRIYREPAVERLEFIATAKRLGLPLDEIGELLRVRDTGACVEVKTELQPRLRARLADAERRREEVAGFIAALRAALAHLDALPDRSGRCDPDCEFPFDTADRGRWRDAPVACALPADDIRARTEQWHSALTGATRTPIPDGLQLTVPIQRLAAVAELAAAEQACCPFLDFRLHLDGPHLHVQVRSPADGQAILAELFDAAAG
- a CDS encoding SDR family NAD(P)-dependent oxidoreductase, whose product is MTADAPTALVTGASSGIGQRTARLLADHGYRVFGTSRGDRADEPGVEMLRLDVRSDESVAGCIDEIRARADHLDVLVNNAGVLHEGFAEETPLADAAEVFDTNLFGIARVTNAVLPAMRARRRGRIVNVGSLAAWVGEPGEAFYAASKAALARYTEALHHEVLHLGVVVSLVEPGAFTTNVLDVATTTPGRIADYDGPRETARDTLHESLQRGGDPQQVAELILRIVRTRSPKLRYVAGRDGRWLPHLRTLLPQRVFDHLLRRSFHLPKAPADV